The uncultured Desulfobulbus sp. genome window below encodes:
- a CDS encoding response regulator yields the protein MVTQYKAKILVAEDNRTNREVSLAILENIGILADAVANGEEALQALQAIQYDLVLMDCQMPGLDGFAATRLIRDPGSSVQDHHIPVIAMTANTDTSGQAECLACGMNDFLAKPLLPEQLEAILKKWLPPLYRAERKTEPEPGESAGTGSHDTLIPIWDQEGMHSRLMGDKHVAFIVCQGFLQDMPQQLDKLEDCYRNGDLPGLRQQAHTIKGAAAVVGGRRLWSVAHTLEELEETQAALIEPAVAQIVREFDCLQETMSKYLASLKES from the coding sequence GTGGTCACACAGTATAAAGCGAAAATTCTTGTTGCCGAAGACAACAGAACCAACCGGGAGGTGAGCCTGGCGATCCTGGAAAATATCGGGATACTTGCCGATGCGGTGGCAAACGGTGAGGAGGCGCTCCAGGCATTGCAAGCAATCCAGTACGATCTGGTCCTCATGGATTGTCAGATGCCCGGTCTCGATGGATTTGCAGCGACTCGCCTCATTCGTGACCCGGGTTCCAGTGTGCAGGACCATCACATTCCCGTGATTGCCATGACAGCCAACACCGATACCTCCGGGCAAGCCGAATGTCTGGCCTGCGGTATGAATGATTTTCTTGCCAAACCCCTGTTACCTGAACAGCTTGAGGCAATATTAAAAAAATGGCTCCCTCCCCTCTACCGAGCGGAACGAAAAACCGAACCTGAACCGGGAGAATCAGCTGGCACAGGTTCCCACGACACCTTGATTCCCATCTGGGATCAGGAAGGCATGCATAGTCGGCTCATGGGGGATAAACACGTAGCCTTTATTGTCTGTCAGGGATTTTTACAGGATATGCCCCAGCAGCTTGACAAACTAGAGGACTGCTACCGTAATGGTGATCTGCCAGGGCTGCGACAACAGGCGCACACCATCAAAGGGGCGGCGGCTGTTGTCGGTGGGAGACGCCTGTGGAGTGTTGCTCACACGCTGGAAGAGTTAGAGGAGACCCAAGCAGCTCTTATAGAGCCAGCTGTTGCCCAGATTGTTCGTGAGTTTGACTGCCTGCAAGAGACCATGAGCAAATATTTAGCGTCCTTGAAGGAATCTTGA
- a CDS encoding metallophosphoesterase produces the protein MKNLLKNILVPIKDIQETRGILIPIGMEYLQMVVTGPPGAGKSYYINQIGGWPNEGYIDLTQKNWWKDQTLIYRPREVHLGMPFKGFAEALTVFDKEWVEAEPPPLLEPARIRIPGRGTSFLQKNWINRYVFEFLLPSPEKIFERRLKRQHQGYFPVDVGLSLEMVERQVQAYQEIALYLHRAGLNISIRESLSGPPCYIAEKGAVSVPGWSIPTKPPRPNLNSVKGWKQLLGLNRSTWFTITAEPQAVVEVSRVAHDGKTFEMLIGDQRFYFSPEIPLGVKLSSLRKHWRISAPYVCDSSVPFGFIRIQDGETVILGRSNKIFRHILQFDASIAERHMGITNQRGDLTFTPLAHEHPVQLVRSDDMDYRERVKLERENAFYSIRQIFGGPIRQKSATEALQLLQNTIDCITRDPAREFANSGHGGAIIRLNDETIPIIVGDLHGQVDNLLKILSENCMLRHLDQKAVTIVLLGDALHSEIAGEMEKMDSSILMIDLICTLKLRFPENVHYIAGNHDSFSETISKNGISQGLLLKKELLDRRGRDYVNAMDTFFSSLPYIVQAESFFACHAAPPISTVTYNDLINIAQNPSLIREITRNRLQRPHYPGGYNKKDISRFRKTLGCPKKTPFIVGHTPVDPFGSAWKNVDGIKNHHIIYSAHQDGPAVFQYIRGQFVPLHYPAEPLTKLINGLRPL, from the coding sequence ATGAAAAATCTCCTAAAAAATATACTCGTCCCGATTAAGGATATCCAGGAAACCCGGGGCATATTGATCCCCATCGGTATGGAATACCTGCAGATGGTGGTGACCGGGCCGCCCGGAGCCGGCAAGTCCTATTATATCAATCAGATTGGTGGCTGGCCCAATGAGGGGTATATCGATCTGACCCAAAAAAATTGGTGGAAAGACCAGACGCTGATCTACAGGCCTCGGGAAGTGCACCTTGGGATGCCATTTAAGGGTTTTGCTGAGGCCCTGACCGTTTTTGACAAGGAGTGGGTTGAGGCCGAGCCCCCACCGCTACTGGAACCCGCACGCATCAGGATTCCCGGACGGGGCACATCGTTTTTGCAAAAAAACTGGATAAACAGATATGTTTTTGAGTTTCTTCTTCCCTCGCCTGAGAAAATTTTCGAACGTCGACTGAAGAGGCAACACCAGGGGTATTTCCCTGTGGATGTCGGCCTGAGCCTGGAAATGGTTGAACGACAGGTCCAGGCGTATCAGGAAATTGCGCTCTATCTCCACAGGGCCGGGCTGAATATTTCCATTCGTGAATCCTTAAGCGGACCTCCCTGTTATATTGCAGAGAAAGGTGCGGTCTCTGTCCCCGGGTGGTCCATTCCCACCAAGCCGCCACGTCCGAATCTGAACAGTGTCAAGGGCTGGAAACAGCTCCTGGGGCTCAACCGCAGCACCTGGTTCACTATCACTGCTGAACCACAGGCCGTGGTTGAGGTCAGCAGAGTTGCCCATGACGGCAAAACTTTTGAAATGCTCATCGGTGATCAGCGGTTCTATTTCTCACCGGAGATCCCCTTGGGCGTGAAGCTGTCCTCTCTGCGTAAACACTGGCGCATCTCCGCACCGTATGTCTGTGATAGCAGCGTCCCCTTTGGATTTATTCGGATACAGGATGGGGAGACAGTGATACTTGGCCGATCAAATAAAATATTCCGCCATATCCTTCAATTTGACGCATCGATTGCTGAGCGTCATATGGGAATTACCAATCAGCGTGGAGACCTAACCTTTACTCCGTTGGCGCATGAGCATCCGGTACAACTCGTGCGCTCTGACGACATGGATTACAGGGAACGGGTCAAACTGGAGCGTGAAAACGCCTTTTATAGTATCAGGCAGATCTTTGGAGGACCGATCCGGCAAAAATCTGCAACCGAGGCTCTCCAGCTTCTCCAGAATACCATTGACTGCATCACCCGGGATCCTGCCCGTGAGTTTGCCAACTCAGGTCATGGAGGCGCGATCATCCGGCTAAACGATGAAACGATTCCCATTATTGTAGGAGACCTCCATGGCCAGGTTGACAATCTGTTAAAAATCCTCAGTGAGAACTGTATGCTGCGCCACCTCGACCAGAAGGCAGTAACCATCGTTCTCCTGGGTGATGCACTCCACTCTGAAATAGCTGGAGAAATGGAGAAGATGGACAGCTCCATTCTCATGATCGACCTCATTTGTACGCTAAAATTAAGGTTTCCTGAAAATGTTCATTACATCGCGGGCAATCATGATTCCTTTTCAGAAACAATTAGTAAAAATGGTATTTCCCAGGGCCTGTTATTAAAAAAAGAGCTTCTTGATCGTCGTGGAAGAGACTACGTCAACGCCATGGATACATTTTTTTCGAGTCTTCCCTACATTGTTCAGGCAGAGAGTTTTTTTGCCTGCCATGCAGCCCCACCAATTTCCACAGTCACCTACAACGATCTGATCAACATCGCCCAGAATCCTTCACTCATTCGGGAAATTACCCGCAACAGACTGCAACGCCCCCATTACCCAGGCGGATATAATAAAAAGGATATTTCCCGGTTTCGCAAAACCCTGGGGTGTCCCAAAAAAACGCCATTTATCGTCGGGCACACCCCGGTCGATCCCTTTGGCAGTGCCTGGAAGAATGTTGACGGCATAAAAAATCATCATATCATTTACAGCGCCCATCAGGATGGCCCCGCTGTCTTCCAATATATCAGAGGCCAATTTGTTCCGTTACACTACCCTGCTGAACCTCTGACAAAATTGATTAACGGCCTGAGGCCACTGTGA
- a CDS encoding chemotaxis response regulator protein-glutamate methylesterase — protein MNKPIRVLIVDDSAVVRQTMQEILNSDPEIEVMATANDPFAAAARLKEEVPDVITLDVEMPRMDGLTFLQKIMSQHPIPVVMCSSLTGDGSASAMKALECGAVDIITKPRVGTKQFLEESRMRICDAVKAAAQARLRKLNRPSIKRSPKLTADAVLPNRAVNSKAMLQTTEKVVVVGASTGGTEALRVFLEMFPEDSPGIVIVQHMPEHFTSAFSSRLDSICRITIKEAENNDTVVRGRALIAPGNHHLLLKRSGARYYVEIKDGPLVSRHRPSVDVLFRSAARYAGKNAVGVIMTGMGDDGARSMKEMYDAGAITIAQDEATCVVFGMPAEAIKHGGVHKIMPLERIAQEVLRQCD, from the coding sequence ATGAATAAACCAATCCGCGTTCTCATCGTTGATGATTCGGCGGTTGTCCGCCAGACCATGCAGGAAATCCTCAACAGTGATCCTGAAATAGAGGTCATGGCCACGGCCAACGATCCTTTTGCCGCTGCCGCCAGGCTGAAAGAGGAAGTTCCCGATGTGATTACCCTGGACGTTGAAATGCCGCGCATGGACGGCCTGACCTTTCTTCAAAAGATCATGAGCCAACACCCCATTCCGGTGGTGATGTGCTCAAGCCTCACCGGTGACGGCTCGGCCAGCGCAATGAAGGCACTGGAATGCGGGGCGGTCGACATTATCACCAAACCGAGGGTTGGGACCAAACAGTTCCTCGAAGAATCGAGAATGCGCATTTGTGATGCGGTTAAGGCTGCCGCCCAGGCGCGATTGCGCAAGTTGAACCGCCCGTCGATAAAACGAAGCCCGAAACTCACCGCCGATGCGGTGTTACCCAACAGAGCAGTCAACTCCAAAGCCATGCTCCAGACCACGGAAAAGGTGGTGGTGGTTGGTGCCTCAACCGGCGGCACCGAGGCGTTGCGTGTTTTTCTGGAGATGTTTCCCGAGGACTCCCCGGGTATTGTCATTGTCCAGCACATGCCCGAGCATTTTACCTCGGCCTTTTCCTCCCGGCTTGACTCCATCTGTCGTATCACGATCAAGGAGGCAGAGAATAATGATACCGTGGTCCGAGGTCGAGCCCTGATCGCGCCGGGCAATCATCACCTGCTTCTCAAACGCAGTGGAGCCCGCTACTACGTGGAGATCAAAGACGGGCCACTGGTTTCGCGCCACCGCCCCTCGGTGGATGTCCTCTTTCGCTCTGCCGCAAGGTATGCGGGCAAGAATGCGGTGGGAGTAATTATGACCGGCATGGGAGATGATGGTGCACGCAGCATGAAAGAGATGTATGATGCAGGTGCAATAACTATTGCCCAGGATGAGGCCACCTGCGTGGTCTTTGGTATGCCGGCGGAGGCAATCAAGCATGGTGGTGTCCATAAGATCATGCCCCTTGAACGAATTGCCCAGGAGGTTCTGCGCCAATGCGATTAA
- a CDS encoding response regulator, whose product MKTLIVEDDFTSRLLLQELLKGFGPTHIAVNGKEAVQAFQMSLEAKAPYDLICLDIMMPEMNGQDALKNIRALEEEQNIFSTQGTKIIMTTSLDDPQNVLEAFSGLCDAYLVKPIDKASLLKRLDELGMQYE is encoded by the coding sequence ATGAAAACACTGATTGTTGAAGATGATTTTACCTCGCGGCTGTTACTGCAGGAATTACTCAAAGGATTTGGACCGACCCATATTGCTGTCAATGGCAAGGAGGCGGTGCAAGCCTTTCAAATGTCACTGGAAGCAAAGGCCCCCTATGATCTGATCTGTCTTGATATCATGATGCCGGAGATGAATGGCCAGGATGCCTTGAAAAACATTCGGGCTCTGGAAGAAGAGCAGAATATTTTTTCAACCCAGGGGACCAAAATTATTATGACCACCTCCCTTGATGATCCCCAAAATGTGCTTGAGGCCTTTTCCGGGCTCTGTGATGCCTATCTGGTCAAACCCATAGACAAGGCCAGTCTTCTTAAACGGCTCGATGAGCTTGGGATGCAGTACGAGTAA
- a CDS encoding protein-glutamate O-methyltransferase, which produces MNAVLSPRDFQQLSSLIYTELGIKMPDSKNTMLTGRLGKRLRALGIDSFSKYCEFLFSPKGLEEEMVHLINAVTTNKTDFFREPTHFEYLTSTALGALQQTKRFNSHKPLRIWSAGCSTGEEPYTLAMVLSDVQERTPGFRFQILATDISTRVLQVAKRAVYPMERIQPVSNLHRKKYLLKSREARNPEIRIAPEIRRLIRFGRLNFMDEDFGLPEMVDIIFCRNVIIYFDNETQEKLMRKFSRHLHPGGFLFLGHSESLHGYDTPFVQVAPTIYRKP; this is translated from the coding sequence ATGAACGCTGTTCTCAGTCCCCGTGATTTTCAGCAACTCAGTTCCCTGATCTATACGGAATTGGGAATCAAGATGCCCGATTCAAAAAACACCATGCTCACCGGCAGACTGGGAAAACGGTTACGGGCGCTGGGGATAGACAGTTTTAGCAAATACTGCGAATTTCTTTTCAGCCCCAAAGGACTGGAAGAAGAGATGGTGCACCTGATCAACGCGGTCACCACCAATAAAACAGACTTTTTTCGAGAACCGACCCATTTTGAGTATCTTACCTCCACCGCCTTGGGGGCACTTCAGCAGACTAAACGCTTCAACTCCCATAAACCGTTGCGTATCTGGAGCGCCGGCTGCTCAACCGGTGAAGAGCCCTACACCCTGGCTATGGTCCTCTCGGATGTTCAGGAAAGGACTCCGGGGTTTCGTTTTCAGATCCTGGCCACGGATATCTCCACCCGGGTGTTGCAGGTGGCCAAGCGGGCAGTCTATCCGATGGAACGCATCCAGCCGGTTTCCAACCTCCACCGCAAGAAATACCTTTTAAAGAGTAGGGAGGCTAGAAACCCGGAAATTCGCATCGCCCCGGAAATCAGGCGGCTGATCCGTTTTGGTCGGCTCAACTTCATGGATGAGGACTTTGGTCTGCCAGAAATGGTGGATATCATTTTCTGCCGTAACGTCATCATCTATTTTGACAACGAAACCCAGGAAAAGCTGATGCGTAAGTTCAGCCGTCACTTGCACCCGGGAGGATTTCTCTTTCTGGGACATTCGGAATCACTGCACGGCTATGACACCCCCTTTGTGCAGGTAGCTCCAACTATTTATCGTAAGCCATAG
- a CDS encoding DnaJ domain-containing protein: MVTEDTLLQACRLLFGEDVLVERGFLDYLQPGGLKNAYRQRARQTHPDARPECDETDFECFHAVQQAFSLLSDFIERRDTKPMPRIEPVHSRMRSARVNADSFETIAPIILESRNRAGVAQATIDQLYQGPLPQRSLLFGHFLYYSGLTTWRTITTILVQQQRGRPRFGEMGTRLGLLIPEDVNRILTLKTPRRPFGEVAVSLGLLNPHQREMVLSHQRRHQKKFGAILVEHELITLKELTTLLNHFRCHNRVYANPPV, translated from the coding sequence TTGGTAACTGAAGATACCCTGCTGCAAGCCTGCCGGCTGCTCTTCGGAGAAGATGTCCTTGTTGAACGTGGCTTTCTCGACTATCTGCAACCAGGTGGCCTGAAAAACGCTTATCGGCAACGCGCCCGCCAAACCCATCCCGATGCGCGTCCCGAGTGCGACGAGACCGACTTCGAGTGTTTTCATGCGGTTCAACAGGCTTTTTCTCTGCTCAGTGATTTCATTGAACGCCGCGATACAAAGCCCATGCCTCGCATTGAGCCGGTACATTCCCGCATGCGTTCAGCCCGAGTCAATGCCGATTCCTTTGAAACAATTGCCCCCATTATCCTGGAAAGCAGAAACAGAGCTGGCGTTGCTCAGGCAACCATCGACCAGCTTTACCAGGGTCCCCTGCCCCAGCGGAGTCTGCTCTTTGGCCATTTTCTCTATTACTCAGGACTGACCACCTGGAGAACCATCACGACCATTCTTGTGCAACAACAGCGTGGGCGCCCAAGATTTGGGGAGATGGGTACCCGGCTAGGCCTGCTCATTCCTGAAGATGTCAACCGTATCCTTACGTTGAAAACTCCACGCCGCCCCTTTGGCGAGGTGGCGGTTTCCCTTGGCCTGCTGAACCCTCACCAGCGGGAGATGGTGCTGAGCCACCAACGTCGGCATCAGAAAAAATTCGGCGCAATTCTGGTTGAACACGAGTTGATCACCCTCAAAGAGCTGACCACCCTGCTCAATCATTTCCGCTGTCATAACCGCGTCTATGCAAATCCCCCAGTTTGA
- a CDS encoding chemotaxis protein CheD translates to MMPLHERKAVAIYLNPAEIVIAEGPATVTTVLGSCVSVTLFSPKTRLGAICHAVLPCGEEKEPGKFANQSIGYMIDFFKEKKIRPYDLVAKVFGGADMFPLMRGRRTQGTIGAQNIQAALMTLELSEIPPAVVEVGGQQGRKLVFYTDTGDVYIKRVQKDQLSAAEQAILLKEKQLRSGRRS, encoded by the coding sequence ATGATGCCTCTCCATGAACGCAAGGCTGTCGCCATCTATCTCAACCCCGCTGAGATAGTAATCGCAGAGGGCCCAGCCACGGTGACGACAGTGCTTGGCTCCTGCGTTTCCGTGACCCTTTTCTCTCCCAAAACCCGCCTGGGCGCTATCTGTCACGCGGTCCTCCCCTGTGGCGAGGAGAAGGAACCGGGGAAATTCGCCAATCAGTCCATAGGTTATATGATTGATTTTTTTAAGGAAAAAAAAATTCGACCTTATGATCTTGTTGCCAAAGTATTTGGTGGGGCAGACATGTTTCCCCTCATGCGCGGCCGTCGTACCCAGGGGACCATCGGCGCTCAAAACATCCAGGCGGCCCTGATGACTCTGGAACTCAGCGAAATTCCGCCTGCGGTGGTGGAGGTCGGCGGGCAACAGGGACGCAAACTTGTTTTTTATACAGACACAGGGGATGTCTACATCAAACGGGTACAAAAAGATCAGTTATCGGCTGCCGAACAGGCAATACTGCTTAAAGAAAAACAACTTCGCTCCGGTCGTCGTTCGTAA
- a CDS encoding TIGR00153 family protein — MPIRSTTPLPGLFRRSPFIPLQEHMRTVFSCICLIPALFNALYLREDEQIADLAAQIDSLETEADKIKSNFRLNMPNSLFMPVARRDLLELLNDQDTLADIAEHIAQIVVSRDMVVPDAIKTHLDALLDETMEATSVALKIIEELDELLEVGFGGREKEKVSAMIDDVRKCENNIDRILHNTRRALFAVEDELDPVSVMYWYKIIELVGDLSDQSENIADRLLLFLSK, encoded by the coding sequence ATGCCTATCCGATCTACTACTCCCCTTCCCGGACTTTTTCGACGTTCACCCTTCATTCCGCTTCAGGAACATATGCGCACGGTTTTTTCCTGCATATGTCTCATTCCTGCGCTTTTTAATGCGCTTTATCTACGAGAAGATGAGCAAATTGCAGACCTTGCCGCTCAGATAGATAGCCTTGAAACCGAAGCGGACAAAATCAAGTCTAACTTCCGCCTGAACATGCCCAACTCGCTGTTCATGCCCGTAGCCAGGCGGGACCTGCTGGAGCTGCTCAACGATCAGGATACGCTTGCGGATATAGCCGAGCACATCGCCCAGATAGTGGTCTCCCGTGATATGGTGGTTCCGGATGCCATTAAGACTCATCTTGATGCCTTACTGGATGAAACCATGGAGGCGACCTCAGTAGCCCTGAAAATAATTGAGGAGTTAGACGAACTGCTTGAAGTGGGCTTTGGAGGACGAGAAAAAGAGAAAGTCAGCGCGATGATCGATGATGTCCGCAAGTGCGAGAATAATATCGATAGAATTTTACATAACACCCGCCGGGCACTCTTTGCCGTGGAGGATGAACTGGATCCGGTTTCTGTTATGTACTGGTATAAAATTATAGAATTGGTCGGAGATCTGTCAGATCAATCCGAAAATATTGCTGACCGGCTTTTACTGTTTCTATCAAAATAA